From the genome of Nicotiana sylvestris chromosome 2, ASM39365v2, whole genome shotgun sequence, one region includes:
- the LOC104249713 gene encoding UDP-xylose transporter 1-like, producing MGEKTKLQVGVVGALFLSVASSVSIVICNKALMSNLGFPFATTLTSWHLMVTFVTLHVALRFNFFESKPIDMKTVMLFGILNGVSIGFLNLSLGFNSIGFYQMTKLAIIPFTVLLETIFLKKQFSWNIKFSLLILLLGVGIASITDLQLNFVGTVLSLLAIVTTCVGQILTNTIQKRLNISSTQLLYQSAPFQSAILFVTGPLVDQFLTKKNVFAYKYSNVVLGFILLSCLIAVSVNFSTFLVIGKTSPVTYQVLGHLKTCLVLGLGYTLLHDPFTSRNILGILVAIVGMGLYSYFCTHETKRKHPGDHSSIPQVKEKDIATPLLAGKDGYQDKENHEPKKLSKDSLV from the exons ATGGGTGAGAAGACAAAGTTGCAGGTGGGTGTGGTGGGAGCATTATTTCTGTCAGTGGCATCCTCAGTCTCCATTGTTATCTGCAACAAAGCTTTGATGAGCAATCTTGGTTTTCCATTTG CAACAACATTGACAAGTTGGCATCTGATGGTGACATTTGTTACACTTCATGTAGCACTTAGATTCAATTTCTTTGAGAGCAAACCTATTGACATGAAGACTGTGATGCTCTTTGGTATCTTAAATGGCGTTTCCATTGGCTTTCTCAATCTTAGCCTCGGTTTTAATTCTATTGGCTTCTACCAG ATGACAAAGTTAGCAATTATACCTTTCACTGTACTTTTAGAAACCATTTTTTTGAAGAAGCAATTCAG CTGGAATATTAAGTTCTCTCTATTAATTTTGCTGCTTGGAGTTGGCATTGCCTCCATTACTGATCTTCAGCTCAATTTTGTTGGCACAGTCCTCTCTCTACTAGCCATTGTTACAACTTGTGTTGGACAAATT CTTACTAACACAATTCAGAAGAGACTCAACATCTCATCTACACAGCTGTTGTACCAGTCAGCCCCTTTCCAATCAGCTATTCTATTTGTGACAGGGCCTTTGGTTGATCAATTCCTTACCAAAAAGAATGTTTTTGCCTATAAATACTCTAATGTTGTGTTG GGGTTCATATTGCTGTCATGCCTGATTGCTGTGTCAGTGAATTTCAGCACATTTTTGGTGATAGGGAAGACATCACCAGTTACATACCAAGTGTTAGGCCACTTAAAAACATGCCTTGTTCTAGGACTTGGTTATACACTGCTGCATGATCCCTTCACATCAAGAAACATCCTTGGTATACTAGTAGCCATTGTTGGAATGGGATTGTATTCCTATTTTTGCACACATGAAACCAAAAGGAAACACCCTGGAGATCATTCTTCCATTCCTCAA GTTAAAGAAAAAGATATTGCTACACCACTTCTAGCAGGGAAGGATGGTTATCAAGATAAGGAAAATCATGAACCGAAGAAGTTATCCAAGGATTCTCTTGTTTAA